The Glycine max cultivar Williams 82 chromosome 17, Glycine_max_v4.0, whole genome shotgun sequence genome contains the following window.
tttagggttaggttttttatttgaagggttagggtttagttcttatttttaatggttagggtttagttcttatttttagggttagggttagttttattattttatggttAAGGTTTAGGGGTGAACATTTTAGGGTTTGTCCCGGTACATTCCATTGTGTTCCTAatggggcattaggtgttggaattgggccatgatattgctgtgaaggggtcattgtgggccatgaaaaatgagcttGTGTTTTCACAACACCACCAAACGATTGCTGGCTTGCAGAAGTATCAGTGTGATGACCCTGAAAAGGATACTCATACATTTGTGTCGGATACTGAGCAAATGTTagtggcgtgtaatacattccatggccacgttccgccatttgttgggaatattcttCCGCTTCAACAGTCTCCCTTCGTCTGTCTATGCcctgagtttcaacacttgactgaagtATGTGAAACTGTTGTGAGGGAAATTGACGCTCTGATGCATGACCATGTGACACTGGCTCAGTgactctctcttgctcttctgataacattgtaattttttccacataaggcacaagatcatcaactgtccatgtattcctcccttgaggagacACCATGTATTGTAATGTCTCCGCAACTTCAGCCTGCAATTATAAGGGTCAGAAAATTAATGgccatcattaaaaaaatgttcaactaaaatattcaaaaaaattaaaatataccaaTGTAGCCGTCTTTGCATTTTGTgggtcaacaaacatctttgtctttcgcctataccagaccatgtagtCCGAGTTAAAGCTCAATAGGCCTTCTTTTCGGGGATAAGCGTCGACCCTAAATGCATGGCGATTATTCCACTGATGAATCATTGGGGCGAACAATTGCCCCCAATTTTTGTCATGTTTCCCTTTTAATGTTATGCCATGAATGTTTAAGGGTTGTGAAGGAGACTCTGGAACTGGTTGCTGCATCCCAAATTGTCTCAACACTCTGtccggttggtgccactcaataacttggaaacaaattagtggcaccaccgcgTACCACGCGAGACTTCCGACTAAACAAACGGGAGGCAACAATGATATAACGGTTGATGGGTAAGACTCCcacacaaactgcatataacaacatagTTGTGAACATTGTAGTAAAataacacataattttttattttacaaatataataGCATGTTCTTACCTCATGACGTTTCATAATATTCAGCTTGCGACGAAAAACTCTCACATCATCATTGCCGATATGttggtttccacgtcgcagccacctacaaagattaaaatttaacacaTGTCTAAAACCATTTATTCTATTGAAATGAAAGACGCTGTTAAAAATGACTAACCTGTGCCCCAATGGTGTATTTTCTACTTGGgaaggagtcctctttggagccaaggttggacatcgttcccatgcccacagttgtagtaagatgcacatacctccgatcGATTTAGTATTATAATCGGTGgcactgcacatctctctatatagAAAACCAAGTACggcagctccccatgcatatgtgccacattcttcaaagtcacgtaaaaattgaaggtacctTAGCGAAACTTTGTTACTACTTTTGTCAACGAACAAGACACTTCCAATGAATCTCAGTATCCATGCACGGGCAAACCTTCGTACCTGTTCTTCGTCGTCGTCGTTATTTATTTGTGCAAAATGGTgagccaaccaacttaatttaacaaTGCTACCTTTAATTTCACCttcttgtggtctgactcccaataattcctcacataaatcagcccaatcaagatttgttggaccGATTAATGGTAAACCATCCACACTTATACCTAACAATACAGAGACGTCTTGGAGAGTAATAGTacactctccgcatctcatgtgaaacgtatgtgtttccggcctccatctttctatcAGAACACTAATTAATgaggcatttatttttaagtatcccATCTTGATAATCCAGCCGAAACCAGATtgttgaagaaaaggaaaaatttgctctggaatttgttcttccccttgatacgtggggacaactcgtcttatatgtaattttcgatcttcttccccattccaaacatattctgaaacatgcttaggTTGCATCCATAATACATCAGCATCGATGGGACCAGACTTAATGTTAATATGTGATGAAGATGTCATTACTActgcaaaatcaaatataatacaataaattcacaaatcaatttatacattatttgtaaataatataaattaaactacgcacatttataaaaatattattaaatatataacaataaatttgtaaaaaatcaattcatttatttaaaactatactatctatatataacatacaaaattaagacactaaaaaggcaaatttacttctatttaatattataattatttatttacctaTAAAATGCTTAAATTTCTAAAGCTAActaatattacaaaaactaaaaatttaggtgtgtctaaaatttacaaatatatacctAAAGCTAATATTAACTTGTGCCTAATACTACAAAACCTAATATTACGTATGTCTTCCTAAAGTGTAtcatgcatgtatatatatttattaggcTAAAGTATCATGCATGTAAATATATACTTAATACTACAAAAgctaatatcatatatataaaatttaagaatatatacaacaactaaatatatatacacctaatatttttatactaactaaacaaatatataatattttcataagtaaccaaataatattttaagccaaatattattttcaaccaaATATTATCACACATATAATATCtaacaatatatacaataactaaataaaattttgattctaactaaccaaatattattttcaatcaaatattattttcatatatatatatatatatatatatatatatatatatatatatatatcacatataaTATCTAACAATACatacaataactaaataaaatatttaaactaatttaaacttagaatttttattacgtaaaaaatatatctaaatgGTAAGAGCACACACTAATTAACTTagaatttaaacaaactcatactaactaatataatatttaaacaaacttagaatttaaactaaataaaatatatctattAATACGTAAAAAAAACCAATACAATACCTACTGATACTAACTAATTTAAACtaagaatttttattaacaCTAACTAACCTATTATTTACATACTAACTAACTTAGAATATTTCTTAATACTAACTAACttaaacttataatatttattaacagaatatataaattttatttactttcaaaacACTTACCAAGTAAGGGTGAGCACACACTTGAAGGAAAGGAAGCCACGCACCAAATTTGAACCAAGGAGCACAAAGCAAGAAGCACACAACAAAGCTCAcactcaagaagaaacagaaactCAGTAAGGAGAAATGCAAGCGTAAATAAGGttcaagcattttttttatagctgaAAACTTACCCACCAACGTTCAAATTTTTAACGTTCACATGCAACGTTTTTTGCAAACCCTAAGCCTATCTTTTTCAGACTATACACTGCAACCCCCTGCAAGCCTACCCATCTTTTTTCAGACTGAAACACTGCAAAAAAGCATGCCCTACGTGTTCCGCAGGCGCCAATGGCGGGACTGCCCACGTTGGCATGTCCCGCCAGTACCAATGGCGACATGAGGTGACTCAGCATGTCTCGCCAGTCTGAATAGCGGCATGGGCGCAATGAGTCAGCTTCGGTTCCGCTTTTGCCAATGGCGATACATGTGTACCGCTGATGCCAATGGCGATACATGCATGCCGCCAGTAGGAATGGCGGAATCAACGTAAATAAAAGACCCCCATTGCAATTTGTTTCGAAACAAACCCTGTTTcgtaaattgtttttaaaagagACCCTATACAGTAAATTTGCCGACAAGCATCACAAGTAACAAACTCTGAAACTTCAGAAGATCCCATCTTCGCTAATTTGTCGGCACAGAAATTTCCTTCGCGATAAGAGTGTTGAAAGTTGATTATTTGTAATAATATGTGGAAAAACGAgttgtgaaaaaaaatagttgagattaaaatgaaattgagttTTCTTTTTGGTTAGTGTATTAATTGACAAAAAGAACTATTTGTTGcaaaaaggatatttttttaagaattaattgaattgaaattaaaatttaaagtgtgtttttttttctaaatgtcATTTTTGGTCcattatattttagtattatttcACTTTggtatattaatttttgaaagtttcattttgatcttttatattttttaaagttttattttaattctttatatttttaaagttttattttgatatattaaattttgaaaattttacttttgatcttttatatttttaaaaattttattttgatcttttttttatttattttgtaagcaAACATTAATATTCGATTaagttttgaaataattaatttaaaataatgacaaCTAAAATCaccacaatttttaaaaatgtattcaaTCATACCTATTTTTTCAACCTTTTTCATCTTCTACAAACTTTATAACCATCACAATAAAACACTAGAACTATTGTTCACTCATATCACTAACTTTCATAGCACTATATTCATCATTAACAAATAACACAAATTCACAACCTTCAtccactaaacaacactaatgTGCCACCCCATAACCATACGGTTGTCCAGCACTACCATAGATGGTAAACATTGGTTCTCGACAGTGATAATAAACTTTAGATTTGATGTCACGATGATGATTTTGagtcttgttttgttttttagctgatattattttaaattgattatttaaaaattaacaaaaactagtgtttgttaattaatgaaaatcaaaagaaataatcaaaatgaaactttggaaaacatagaggatcaaaataaaattttcaaaaacataaaagactaaaatgaaacttttaaaatttaatgtatcaaaataaaattttcaaaaatataaaagatcaaaataaaactttcaaaaacataaaagatcaaaaataaaacttttaaaacttaatgtatcaaaataaaacaacattatAATAGACAAAATGACATTTaaccttttttataaaaaaaattaagtttaaatatttagtagaataaaattaaagtgtACATGCAGGATCTACTTATAAAAGGAATCTTGTTTAAGGATCAAttaggataaaattaaaatttaaggtaTATCGCttgtaaaataaagaaaaatgtgttttaTAATTCGCCTTTGTATATTTTGTTCCTTTTGTCCTGTAATTTCTTTACTAGTATAGATTTCACTAAGATACATAATTTTTGCTCCAcctaaataaagttaaaacagTAAATATAGTGTCTTTATTATGTTTTCTAAgaaattgattttagaaaataattatctttactttcttatatataattaaagttgaattttttaatgaacTATGAAATATAGACACttaatacttaataaaaatagtttatttcactttcactttattatttattacttaaTACTTATGCAATTCATTATAATGTGTGCACAActtacaatatttttaattaaaaagaaaatgaaaatatttcccCTACAAATCACGGAGTGTTATCTTCCTGTAATCTTCGCTTGCTTGCTTCAATGGTATCAATCCGAACCTTTCTATAAAGTGCAATAAAAAAACCATCACACCATGTTCCTATAAAGTGCAAAGTTGCTATTGAATACCCGGaaaatctattatatatatagccAAAGgcataactaaaattttatcattaaagtagtattaaaatattCCCACCCCCGAATTACTCTACTAAAATGTTCGATGCCGTAGTGAAAACTTAGAATTCCTTATTATTAAGATGATATATATCCTCAATGTAATTAAGGTGTTGtttaattgttaataaaaaaatgattttttaaagctatttttaagaaaacataaataaaattctaaaatatattaatatttatataaaatttagtaaaacAAAAGAGTCTAGTCCCAAACTATATAGAAACATCAGTGGCAGAGAATGATTTAAGGACACATTAATTGTCAGAGTAGTCTTACAAATTTTCGGAGACGACACTTCAGTAGTCGTTCAATCATGAAGAGACAAGAAAACACAAATATGCACttcgttgaaaaaaaaatcgtgTGTTGAAAATATTGGCTCTGTACTCCGTTACTTAGTGGAAGATAGAGAGAAGTCGCTATAAAGAGATCGAACAAGCTGGGGTACAGTCTACTTTTGCTTCAAAATATATACcatatattatatcatttttcctAATTCACCAACCATATGCTACAATAATACGTGCCCTGTCGCAATCCACTTTGGATATGAGACTCATCGATCAGATTCCGGAAAACCAACCAAATTAATTAGCAAATTGAGTGTAGAAAGAAAAGCCAAAACCAGAATCTAGGTGAGTGATAGAGAGCAAGACAAAAAAACCACATTAGAAAAAGCCATTTTCttttaggaaaattgtttttcCATTGCGGAAAGGGGAAAGGCCAGGAGAACACTTTATGACACATTCCACATCCACCAAGCAACGTAACGGATGTGCATCATCTCAtgcattaaaaaaagtttaaattaattggtagttatttaaattattttaaaagatttaattaggttctctaattaaaaaaattataattgggtccttgattttgtaaaatttttgtaattaggtcTCTGAAGTTAGTTTGCGAAGACTTAAACTATCAACAATTAACAATTTGTGATAGTTATAAAAATCCTAGGGATCCAAttgcaatcttttttttttttagtatcgagacctaattaattttttttaaatagtttaggAATATACTCATTAATTAGTCTTAAAAAatgcatgaattaatttttttggaaagaagaaaattacaaaTGATTAGAACCAATTATTAGTTAGTTGCTAAGTTTAGAATACTTGAGGTTTTATTTCTTGATAGTTTATCATCATTAAAACATTAACTTTTGGAGAGACTTTGTCTCAACAAAAGAAACTCTAACCCCACAGGTTTCAACATATTTAATATCAataaacaagataaaaaaaataaacacagctaaaaaaaataaacaaatagagTAGGAGAATATTAATGTCATTTCTCAACATCAATTTCATTTGAAACTTCATCGTGCCAAACACAAAATCTCTTTAGACCCAAAAATGATAAACTTTTCTCAAGTAAGGAAACAGGAATTTAAGGCAACTTAATTTCTGCAAGTATAATACACTAgattaatcataaattttaaatattgttaaCATAAGTAAGGTACCTAACTTATCCTTTTGATAGTCTAAGCTAACCTAAGTAAACTACCTAATTTAACTTTCCAAGTAAGGTAAAAGTCAGAATACAATGCCATTATACAAactataatacaaattattggTATTGGATGGTGATCAATCTTCAAAGGCTAAGTTTTCTTTATCATTTCAAATGCAGCATATCCAAACAAGTCCATCACTATTATATCAAAACAAGAtccaaataacataaaaaataaaaataaaaaaccgtAAGCTCTACGCTAAACTTCGCTCATAGAAAACATACCAGACACTAGAACCATCACAAAATAACAGAGGATTCAACCAAAAAATCCCAGCCAAGACAATCACCAAGAAATGATTAGGGTTAGCCTTGCAAAAATATGTCCAACTGGTAGGGGTGCATGTGGATTAGTTTAGGTTAATTTAACCAAATTTATGATCCaactcaattaaatttgaacggattggtttttcaagaaaaaaaaaattaaaacttaatccAACCAACTCGTTTGTAAATGGTTTGAGTTGGGTCAATgggtcaaaatatttaaatttgtccattatttttaaaaatcaaatatttttataagtcaaagtttttattaaatgtaataCCGAATACATTACTTATAATTGTTGCTTGTAGTCAAATAATAGGAGAAAAGAAGAGTGGAGGAACCATATTAttgtcattatcatcacatgctttaaaaattgaaatataataaacaagttCAAGAACCACATTCACGAAACCTAAAATCCcaaaaactaaaactattaCAGTAGAGTTTGAAATTTTCAATGTTATCAAATAGTCAAATGAATAGTGCaactaaaattttaactaaatctaaaatagtttgaaataaattaaaagaaaaaatagatgttCTACAACCAACTAGAGTTGAAATCCTAATTTTGTGAGAGTGACGGAGTAG
Protein-coding sequences here:
- the LOC121173796 gene encoding uncharacterized protein — translated: MQFVWESYPSTVISLLPPVCLVGSLAWYAVVPLICFQVIEWHQPDRVLRQFGMQQPVPESPSQPLNIHGITLKGKHDKNWGQLFAPMIHQWNNRHAFRVDAYPRKEGLLSFNSDYMVWYRRKTKMFVDPQNAKTATLAEVAETLQYMVSPQGRNTWTVDDLVPYVEKITMLSEEQERVTEPVSHGHASERQFPSQQFHILQSSVETQGIDRRRETVEAEEYSQQMAERGHGMYYTPLTFAQYPTQMYEYPFQGHHTDTSASQQSFGGVVKTQAHFSWPTMTPSQQYHGPIPTPNAPLGTQWNVPGQTLKCSPLNLNHKIIKLTLTLKIRTKP